In Mangrovivirga cuniculi, the following proteins share a genomic window:
- the surE gene encoding 5'/3'-nucleotidase SurE — MSNTKDKKPLILVSNDDGITANGIRKLVDLMKQIGEVVVVAPDSPQSGMGHAITIGNTLRLFRERIFPEVEAYKCSGTPADCVKLGKHHVLKDRTIDLVVSGINHGANTSISVLYSGTMSAAIEGAIEGTPAIGFSLCDYDPEADFDHADEWILKITEQTLKRGLPKYTALNVNIPPKRIEKVKGVKVCRQANAKWEEVFDQRRDPTGKPYFWLGGNFVNFDKGEDNDEWAIANNYISVVPCQFDLTAHHAINYMNEEWEL; from the coding sequence ATGAGTAATACGAAAGATAAAAAACCACTTATCCTGGTTTCTAATGACGATGGTATCACTGCTAATGGCATAAGAAAGCTGGTTGATTTAATGAAGCAGATAGGTGAGGTTGTTGTGGTAGCCCCCGATAGTCCTCAATCAGGTATGGGACATGCTATCACAATTGGTAATACACTCAGATTGTTCAGGGAAAGAATTTTTCCTGAAGTTGAAGCATATAAATGTAGCGGTACTCCGGCTGATTGTGTGAAATTGGGTAAACACCATGTTTTAAAAGACCGGACGATAGATCTTGTTGTCAGTGGTATAAATCACGGGGCAAATACTTCAATCAGTGTTCTTTATAGTGGAACTATGAGTGCTGCAATAGAAGGAGCGATAGAAGGTACACCTGCTATCGGTTTTTCCCTTTGTGACTACGATCCGGAAGCCGACTTTGATCATGCTGATGAGTGGATATTGAAGATCACAGAACAAACCTTAAAAAGAGGATTGCCAAAATATACTGCGCTTAATGTAAATATACCTCCTAAAAGAATTGAAAAGGTAAAAGGTGTAAAAGTGTGCAGGCAGGCAAATGCTAAATGGGAAGAGGTTTTTGATCAGCGAAGAGATCCGACAGGCAAACCATATTTTTGGTTAGGAGGAAATTTTGTTAATTTTGACAAAGGAGAAGACAACGACGAATGGGCAATTGCTAATAATTATATTTCTGTGGTTCCCTGTCAGTTTGATTTAACCGCACATCACGCAATAAATTACATGAATGAAGAGTGGGAATTGTAG
- the groL gene encoding chaperonin GroEL (60 kDa chaperone family; promotes refolding of misfolded polypeptides especially under stressful conditions; forms two stacked rings of heptamers to form a barrel-shaped 14mer; ends can be capped by GroES; misfolded proteins enter the barrel where they are refolded when GroES binds) has product MAKEILFDTVAREALKKGVDKLADAVKVTLGPKGRNVILDKKFGAPTITKDGVSVAREIEVKDPVENMGAQLVKEVASKTADDAGDGTTTATVLAQAIFNAGIKNVAAGANPMDLKRGIDKAVSEVVKELRKISKDINDSSEIAQVGTISANNDDEIGKMIADAMDKVGKDGVITVEEAKGTETEVKTVEGMQFDRGYLSPYFVTNTEKMEAELENPYILIFDKKISSMKELLPVLEQVAQTGKPLLIISEDVEGEALATLVVNKIRGSLKIAAVKAPGFGDRRKAMLEDIAVLTGGTVISEERGYKLDAATIDMLGQAEKVNIDKDNTTIVNGAGDKDQIDARINQIKAQIDNTTSDYDKEKLQERLAKLSGGVAILYIGAATEVEMKEKKDRVDDALHATRAAVQEGIVPGGGIALIRAVEAIKDLKGRNEDENTGVNIVLSALESPLRTIVFNAGGEGSVIVQKVREGKDDYGYNARENKFENLYAAGIIDPTKVTRLALENAASIASLLLTTECVVADDPEEEQGGGGMPPAGMGGGMPGMM; this is encoded by the coding sequence ATGGCTAAAGAAATATTATTTGACACAGTTGCAAGAGAAGCTCTGAAAAAAGGAGTTGACAAACTTGCAGACGCGGTTAAGGTAACGCTTGGACCAAAAGGTAGAAACGTAATTCTAGACAAAAAATTCGGAGCACCAACAATTACAAAAGATGGTGTTTCTGTAGCTAGGGAGATCGAGGTTAAAGATCCGGTAGAAAACATGGGAGCTCAGCTTGTAAAAGAAGTTGCTTCCAAAACAGCAGATGATGCTGGTGATGGTACTACTACAGCTACTGTTTTGGCACAGGCAATTTTTAACGCTGGTATTAAAAACGTAGCAGCAGGAGCTAATCCGATGGATCTGAAAAGAGGTATCGATAAAGCAGTTTCTGAGGTAGTTAAAGAACTTAGAAAAATTTCTAAGGATATTAACGACTCAAGCGAAATCGCTCAGGTAGGTACTATCTCTGCAAACAACGACGATGAGATCGGTAAAATGATCGCTGATGCGATGGACAAAGTAGGAAAAGACGGAGTAATTACTGTTGAAGAAGCAAAAGGTACTGAAACAGAGGTTAAAACTGTTGAAGGTATGCAGTTCGACAGAGGTTATCTTTCTCCATACTTTGTAACTAACACAGAGAAAATGGAAGCTGAGTTGGAGAACCCTTACATTCTTATTTTCGATAAGAAGATCTCTTCAATGAAAGAATTACTTCCGGTTCTTGAGCAGGTTGCTCAGACAGGAAAACCTCTATTAATAATCTCAGAGGACGTAGAAGGCGAAGCTCTTGCGACACTCGTAGTGAACAAGATCAGAGGATCTCTGAAAATTGCTGCTGTTAAGGCTCCTGGATTTGGAGACAGAAGAAAAGCAATGCTAGAAGATATCGCTGTGTTAACAGGTGGTACTGTAATCTCTGAAGAAAGAGGTTATAAACTTGATGCAGCTACGATCGACATGCTTGGTCAGGCTGAAAAAGTGAACATCGATAAGGATAACACAACTATCGTTAACGGTGCTGGAGATAAAGACCAGATTGACGCTCGTATCAATCAGATCAAAGCTCAAATAGATAACACTACTTCAGACTATGATAAAGAAAAGCTTCAGGAAAGATTAGCTAAGCTTTCTGGTGGTGTAGCAATCCTTTACATCGGAGCTGCTACAGAAGTAGAAATGAAAGAAAAGAAAGACAGAGTAGACGATGCTCTTCACGCGACAAGAGCTGCTGTACAGGAAGGAATTGTTCCTGGTGGTGGAATTGCTTTGATCAGAGCTGTAGAAGCAATCAAAGATCTCAAAGGACGTAATGAAGATGAAAATACCGGAGTCAACATTGTACTTTCTGCCTTAGAATCTCCTTTAAGAACCATTGTATTCAATGCAGGTGGTGAAGGTTCAGTAATCGTTCAAAAGGTAAGAGAAGGTAAAGATGACTACGGTTACAATGCCAGAGAAAATAAATTCGAAAACCTTTATGCTGCTGGTATCATCGATCCAACTAAAGTTACAAGGTTAGCTCTTGAAAATGCGGCGTCAATTGCATCACTTCTGTTAACTACGGAATGTGTCGTAGCTGATGATCCTGAAGAAGAGCAAGGTGGCGGCGGAATGCCTCCAGCAGGAATGGGTGGCGGAATGCCAGGAATGATGTAA
- a CDS encoding DUF1987 domain-containing protein, translating to MMLDLNILPSQRTPLIDYKLENNKITISGRSIPENAIDFFNPLFKWADSFCSDPNRNKLSIDINLDYFNTSSSKCLIEFFRKMERCSKKGKEVIVNWIYDSQDESMYETGEDFMQIINLPFNMKSI from the coding sequence ATGATGCTGGATCTAAATATCTTACCTTCTCAGAGAACACCTCTGATAGATTATAAGCTTGAAAATAATAAGATCACTATATCCGGTCGATCGATCCCTGAAAATGCAATTGATTTCTTTAACCCTCTGTTTAAATGGGCTGATTCCTTTTGCTCAGATCCAAACAGGAATAAATTAAGTATAGACATAAATCTTGATTACTTTAATACAAGTAGTAGTAAATGCCTAATCGAATTTTTCCGTAAAATGGAAAGGTGTAGTAAAAAAGGAAAAGAAGTAATTGTTAACTGGATTTACGATAGTCAGGATGAAAGTATGTACGAAACCGGAGAGGATTTTATGCAAATAATCAACCTTCCTTTTAATATGAAATCTATTTAA
- the dnaG gene encoding DNA primase, whose translation MKISDDSIEKVKSYVDIVDVIGEYVQLKKVGQNYRGLSPFTNEKTPSFYVSPSKEIFKCFSSGKGGDAIKFITEFEGVGYLEAIKILADKYGIELEMEELSEEAIQKQSTSESLLIVLNHAAEYFHQMLKETDEGRSVGLSYFRERGFNEKIINEFGLGYSLDKWDGLYKEALQKGYQEEYLDKAGLIIKKEEKAYDRFRGRVMFPIHNVSGKVIAFGGRVIKLDPSKKQPKYVNSPETEVYHKSKILYGIYQAKQAIRQFDECYLVEGYTDVISMHMSDVANVVASSGTSLTDEQIRLISRYTKNITVLFDGDAAGIKAAMRGIDMILEKGLNVKVLVFPEGEDPDSYSQKLGTEEFKKFLKENATDFVSYKLKIYSEEAKVSPQAKADSIKAIVESIAKIPDPIKRTVYTQQAATHLNVDEDLLIAEENKLIIQKRRNEQKQSAKDRFRQESDEPVQKEEKATEEDNLVLASHVDNYIESQESELIRVLISYGNHEMDDEGTLISHFILEELEDIDMITPEFHAILTQYREIVSEGGTPDISYFMTFGDEVLQQKLVNMFIQPYEVSENWHKKHLIFVPTEEEQLHNVINSVILRLKLAYVKKMLHENKEKLKELKGDEEIIHSMRIQKELKELEREYAKALGNVVIFK comes from the coding sequence TTGAAGATCTCAGATGATTCTATAGAAAAAGTTAAATCATACGTCGATATTGTTGATGTTATTGGGGAATATGTCCAGTTGAAAAAGGTTGGGCAGAATTACCGTGGTCTTAGTCCCTTTACCAATGAAAAGACTCCATCATTTTACGTTTCACCCTCTAAAGAGATATTTAAATGCTTTAGTTCGGGTAAAGGAGGAGATGCAATAAAATTCATTACTGAATTTGAAGGTGTAGGATATCTGGAAGCAATAAAAATACTTGCTGATAAATACGGTATCGAGCTTGAGATGGAAGAACTTTCTGAGGAAGCCATCCAAAAACAATCAACCAGTGAAAGTCTTTTAATTGTTCTAAATCATGCTGCTGAATATTTTCATCAAATGCTAAAAGAAACCGACGAAGGCCGATCTGTAGGCCTTTCGTATTTCAGGGAAAGAGGGTTTAATGAAAAGATCATAAATGAGTTTGGATTAGGCTACAGTCTTGATAAATGGGACGGGCTCTATAAAGAAGCTTTGCAAAAAGGTTATCAGGAAGAATATCTGGATAAGGCAGGTCTGATAATTAAAAAAGAAGAAAAAGCTTATGATCGTTTTCGCGGCCGTGTGATGTTTCCTATTCATAACGTTAGTGGAAAGGTTATAGCCTTTGGCGGAAGGGTAATCAAGTTAGATCCTTCAAAAAAGCAACCTAAATACGTGAATTCCCCTGAAACTGAAGTCTATCATAAAAGTAAGATACTTTACGGTATTTATCAGGCTAAACAAGCTATTCGTCAATTTGATGAATGTTACCTGGTTGAAGGATATACTGATGTTATCTCCATGCATATGTCGGATGTGGCAAATGTGGTGGCTTCGAGTGGTACTTCATTGACCGATGAGCAAATCAGGCTTATATCCAGGTACACTAAAAATATTACAGTTCTTTTTGATGGAGATGCTGCCGGAATTAAAGCAGCCATGAGGGGAATAGATATGATTCTTGAGAAGGGACTGAATGTAAAAGTCCTGGTATTTCCTGAAGGTGAAGATCCGGATAGTTATAGTCAGAAGCTAGGAACGGAGGAGTTTAAGAAATTTCTGAAAGAAAATGCCACTGATTTTGTCTCCTACAAATTAAAAATATACTCTGAAGAGGCGAAGGTAAGTCCTCAGGCAAAAGCAGACTCGATTAAAGCAATAGTAGAAAGTATTGCAAAGATACCAGATCCGATTAAAAGAACTGTTTATACTCAACAAGCGGCAACACATCTCAATGTAGATGAAGATTTATTAATTGCGGAAGAGAATAAGCTTATTATTCAGAAAAGAAGAAATGAGCAGAAACAGTCCGCAAAGGATCGATTCAGGCAGGAATCGGATGAGCCTGTTCAAAAAGAAGAGAAAGCTACGGAAGAGGACAATCTTGTACTAGCTTCCCATGTAGATAACTATATCGAATCACAGGAATCGGAATTGATAAGGGTACTCATTTCTTATGGTAATCACGAAATGGATGATGAAGGGACCCTGATAAGTCATTTTATTCTGGAGGAGCTAGAGGATATCGACATGATTACTCCGGAGTTTCATGCTATTCTGACGCAATACAGAGAAATAGTCAGCGAAGGAGGAACTCCTGATATTAGTTATTTTATGACCTTTGGAGATGAGGTATTACAGCAAAAGCTGGTCAATATGTTTATTCAGCCATATGAAGTAAGTGAAAACTGGCATAAGAAACATTTGATCTTTGTACCGACTGAGGAAGAACAATTGCATAATGTTATTAACAGTGTGATATTGCGGTTGAAATTAGCTTATGTTAAAAAAATGCTTCATGAAAATAAAGAAAAATTGAAGGAGCTAAAAGGTGATGAAGAGATCATTCATAGCATGCGAATTCAGAAAGAATTAAAAGAATTAGAAAGAGAATATGCAAAAGCACTTGGTAATGTGGTGATTTTCAAGTGA
- a CDS encoding zinc metalloprotease: protein MVRFNFLALLIITLIQFRAFSQEKCGTVLLSKQKYGDSYQKKVLNFERWINKKESESTEIFKTNEENVVQIPVVIHIVHNGESLGIESNIPQEQILNQLETLNEDFRRMNADSVFTRNIFKPFAADTQIEFVLAKQDPNGLPTTGIIRTQGPQNSYSLSQSDESELKAASYWPAEDYLNIWVAELSFTLIGYAQFPVSDLPGLESAKDDRLTDGVVIDYEYFGTGFNTVPSSKGRTLTHEIGHFFGLRHVWGDGDCSASDYVNDTPDQLTSTNGCPENSFTCGSEDMFENYMDYTRDECMNIFTVDQSSRMHIILNESPRRASLLNSPGLIQPEEYNNDLRVGDILYPGLVHSDETLAPEFEIINAGKTAVDNFTIDIIGGLNRVTLTPTSPIPAGESVLVSGVDLTLLESENFKQQISIEINFPEDENLTNNLKVKSFYYHPFQLIAPFRERFEGPTNWLNIDEENELKWQFTNSVFSPVGESSLVGTFDNIFETIGNPMIITPEFDLSETEEASVFIDVSYRPASGTITDILNVLLSTNGGETFDVNLATISANTLNSEPFRGHGNHLQSLIGEGYILT, encoded by the coding sequence ATGGTAAGATTTAATTTTTTAGCTCTTCTGATAATAACATTGATTCAGTTCCGTGCCTTTTCCCAGGAAAAGTGCGGAACTGTTTTATTATCAAAGCAAAAATATGGGGATTCCTATCAAAAAAAGGTCTTAAACTTTGAGCGATGGATAAATAAAAAGGAATCAGAATCAACAGAAATATTTAAAACCAACGAGGAAAATGTTGTTCAAATTCCCGTTGTAATTCACATTGTACATAACGGAGAGTCCCTGGGGATAGAAAGCAATATACCTCAGGAACAAATCCTTAATCAACTTGAAACGTTGAACGAAGATTTCAGAAGAATGAATGCTGATTCTGTCTTCACGAGGAATATTTTCAAACCCTTTGCAGCTGATACCCAGATTGAATTTGTTCTAGCAAAGCAAGATCCAAATGGACTTCCTACCACAGGAATCATACGAACACAGGGTCCTCAGAATTCATATTCATTAAGCCAATCTGATGAATCTGAACTTAAGGCTGCCAGTTATTGGCCAGCTGAAGATTATCTGAATATCTGGGTTGCTGAATTAAGTTTTACTTTAATAGGTTATGCCCAATTTCCGGTCAGCGATCTGCCTGGATTAGAAAGTGCAAAAGATGACAGGCTTACAGACGGGGTAGTTATCGATTACGAATATTTTGGTACAGGCTTTAATACAGTCCCATCCAGTAAAGGACGAACACTAACCCATGAAATAGGTCATTTTTTTGGATTAAGACATGTTTGGGGTGATGGAGACTGTTCTGCCAGTGATTACGTTAACGATACGCCTGATCAATTAACTTCTACTAATGGTTGTCCGGAAAACAGCTTCACTTGTGGAAGCGAAGATATGTTTGAAAACTACATGGACTATACCAGAGATGAATGCATGAATATTTTCACTGTGGATCAATCATCACGTATGCATATTATCCTAAATGAAAGTCCAAGAAGAGCAAGTCTGTTAAATTCTCCGGGATTGATCCAGCCCGAAGAATATAATAATGATCTTAGAGTGGGTGATATTCTATATCCGGGATTAGTACATTCTGATGAAACTTTGGCTCCGGAGTTTGAAATTATTAATGCTGGCAAAACAGCTGTTGATAATTTCACTATTGATATAATAGGAGGATTAAATAGGGTAACTCTTACCCCAACATCACCAATTCCAGCCGGTGAATCTGTTTTAGTGTCGGGAGTTGACTTAACATTACTCGAGTCTGAAAATTTCAAGCAACAAATTTCAATTGAGATTAATTTCCCTGAGGATGAAAATCTAACTAATAACCTTAAAGTCAAGTCCTTCTACTATCATCCTTTTCAATTAATTGCACCTTTCAGAGAGCGGTTTGAAGGTCCCACAAATTGGTTAAATATCGATGAAGAAAACGAATTAAAGTGGCAATTTACTAATTCAGTATTTTCTCCAGTTGGTGAATCCAGCCTTGTCGGAACTTTTGATAATATATTTGAGACAATTGGAAACCCGATGATCATTACTCCGGAATTTGATCTTTCCGAAACTGAAGAAGCCTCAGTTTTTATTGATGTGAGTTATCGCCCGGCTTCAGGAACAATTACCGATATTTTAAATGTATTATTATCCACTAATGGTGGTGAAACGTTTGATGTGAATTTAGCTACTATTTCAGCAAATACATTAAATTCTGAACCCTTCAGGGGACATGGGAACCATCTTCAGTCTCTGATTGGAGAAGGTTATATATTGACCTGA
- a CDS encoding NifU family protein — translation MTLIQKVEEAINNIRPYLEADGGDVKVLDINQDNIVKIELLGACGSCPMSTMTLKAGVEEAVKKAVPEINGVEAINITKPGDPQAKLPDTMI, via the coding sequence ATGACACTCATACAAAAAGTTGAAGAAGCTATCAATAATATAAGGCCTTACTTAGAGGCTGATGGTGGCGATGTAAAGGTGTTGGATATCAACCAGGATAATATTGTTAAAATCGAGTTATTGGGCGCTTGTGGGAGTTGTCCGATGAGCACAATGACGCTCAAAGCCGGAGTTGAGGAAGCTGTAAAAAAAGCAGTTCCTGAAATTAACGGTGTGGAAGCAATTAATATTACCAAACCTGGAGATCCTCAAGCCAAATTACCCGACACTATGATTTAA
- a CDS encoding co-chaperone GroES produces the protein MSQLNIKPLADRVLVEPAAAEEKTASGIIIPDTAKEKPQKGKIVAVGNGKIDEPMTVQVGDTVLYGKYAGTEITVDGGDYLIMRESDIFAIL, from the coding sequence ATGTCACAACTTAACATTAAGCCTTTGGCAGACAGAGTTCTGGTAGAACCTGCTGCAGCGGAAGAAAAAACAGCATCTGGAATTATCATTCCTGACACTGCAAAAGAAAAACCACAGAAAGGTAAGATCGTAGCGGTCGGTAACGGTAAAATAGATGAACCAATGACAGTTCAGGTCGGTGATACTGTACTTTATGGAAAATATGCAGGAACCGAAATTACTGTTGATGGTGGAGATTATCTCATCATGAGAGAATCTGACATTTTCGCAATACTATAA
- a CDS encoding Mrp/NBP35 family ATP-binding protein, protein MAITKEKVLSALGEVIDPDLKKDLVTLGMIEDIAITDKKVSFKVVLTTPACPLKEIIKNDCLKAIEKHLGSDVEADIDMTSRVTTIRDNSPVLPQVKNIIAVASGKGGVGKSTVTANLAVALKNEGAKVGVIDADIFGPSIPTMFNCEKEQPSVREVNGKNLLQPLEQYGIQLMSIGFLAPPDQAVVWRGPMASSAFRQFFTDTEWGELDYLLIDLPPGTSDIHLTLVQTVPVTGAVIVTTPQKVAISDAQKGLAMFKQPQINVPVLGIVENMAYFTPEELPDNKYHIFGEGGGRKFAEINNVPFIGEIPLVMGIRESGDSGYPVTMKDSPVADDFRALARSLAQEVAIRNAKQDKTKIVELK, encoded by the coding sequence ATGGCAATAACGAAGGAAAAAGTACTTAGTGCTCTCGGAGAGGTTATCGACCCGGATCTCAAGAAAGACCTGGTTACATTAGGCATGATTGAAGACATTGCAATAACAGATAAAAAAGTTAGCTTCAAAGTTGTTTTAACCACGCCTGCATGCCCGTTAAAAGAAATAATCAAAAATGATTGTTTAAAAGCTATCGAAAAACATTTGGGCTCTGATGTTGAGGCAGATATTGACATGACCTCAAGAGTAACAACTATAAGAGATAACTCTCCTGTTTTGCCTCAGGTTAAAAATATAATTGCTGTGGCTTCAGGAAAAGGAGGAGTTGGCAAATCTACTGTTACTGCCAATTTAGCAGTTGCACTTAAAAATGAAGGGGCGAAAGTTGGAGTTATCGATGCAGATATTTTTGGTCCTTCGATTCCGACAATGTTTAATTGTGAAAAAGAACAACCAAGTGTAAGAGAAGTCAATGGTAAAAACTTATTGCAACCATTAGAGCAATATGGGATTCAATTAATGTCAATTGGTTTTCTTGCTCCTCCGGATCAGGCGGTTGTGTGGAGAGGTCCTATGGCTTCTTCAGCTTTCAGGCAATTTTTTACAGACACAGAATGGGGTGAATTAGATTATCTTTTAATTGATCTCCCTCCAGGAACAAGTGATATTCATTTAACCTTAGTACAAACTGTGCCTGTTACAGGAGCAGTAATTGTTACTACTCCCCAAAAGGTTGCTATATCGGATGCACAAAAAGGATTGGCAATGTTTAAGCAGCCACAAATCAACGTACCTGTATTGGGAATTGTTGAAAATATGGCTTATTTTACTCCGGAGGAATTACCAGATAATAAATACCATATATTTGGAGAAGGCGGAGGAAGAAAATTCGCAGAAATAAATAACGTACCGTTTATTGGAGAAATTCCTCTGGTAATGGGTATCCGTGAAAGTGGTGATTCAGGTTATCCTGTAACAATGAAAGATTCTCCTGTTGCAGACGACTTCAGAGCACTTGCAAGAAGTCTGGCCCAGGAAGTAGCAATCAGAAATGCTAAACAGGATAAAACTAAAATTGTAGAACTCAAGTAA
- a CDS encoding bifunctional 3,4-dihydroxy-2-butanone-4-phosphate synthase/GTP cyclohydrolase II, translating into MLDKIEDAIEAIKRGEVVIVVDDEDRENEGDFVCAAEKITPEIVNFMATHGRGLICAPLIEERCEELGLELMVGKNTAAYETPFTVSVDLIGHGCTTGISASDRAKTIQALVNPDIDPEELGKPGHIFPLKAKKGGVLRRAGHTEASIDLARLAGLSPAGVLVEILNEDGTMARLPDLRKVADKFGLLLVSIEDLIRYRLQKDSLIKKEEVVSMPTDHGDFMLHPYVQTNTGDIHMALVKGTWEPDEPVMVRVHSSCVTGDIFGSCRCDCGPQLHKAMEIVEKEGKGVIIYMNQEGRGIGLINKLKTYKLQEEGMDTVEANLHLGFSMDERDYGVGAQIIRDLGIKKIRLISNNPKKRTGLIGYGLEIVDTVPIEVKPNQHNEKYLKTKRDKMGHSILKNH; encoded by the coding sequence ATGTTAGATAAAATAGAAGATGCCATAGAGGCGATTAAAAGGGGAGAGGTTGTAATTGTTGTGGACGATGAAGACCGTGAAAATGAAGGTGACTTTGTATGCGCTGCTGAAAAAATCACTCCTGAGATAGTAAACTTTATGGCAACCCATGGACGGGGATTAATTTGTGCCCCACTTATAGAGGAAAGATGTGAAGAGTTAGGTCTTGAACTAATGGTGGGGAAAAACACTGCTGCTTACGAAACTCCATTTACAGTGTCTGTTGATTTGATCGGACACGGTTGTACAACCGGAATTTCGGCATCAGACCGTGCCAAGACCATTCAGGCCCTGGTAAATCCGGATATTGATCCTGAAGAATTAGGTAAGCCAGGCCATATTTTCCCGTTAAAAGCTAAAAAAGGCGGAGTCTTAAGAAGAGCAGGCCATACTGAAGCATCAATTGACCTTGCCAGGTTAGCAGGTCTTTCACCTGCTGGTGTGTTGGTAGAGATCCTTAATGAAGATGGTACAATGGCACGCCTTCCTGATCTTCGGAAAGTTGCAGATAAATTTGGTCTATTATTAGTGTCAATTGAAGACCTGATCAGGTATCGATTACAAAAAGATAGCCTGATTAAGAAGGAAGAAGTTGTAAGTATGCCAACAGATCATGGTGATTTTATGTTGCATCCTTATGTTCAGACTAATACCGGAGATATTCACATGGCATTAGTGAAAGGAACGTGGGAGCCAGATGAACCGGTCATGGTAAGGGTACATTCAAGTTGTGTAACCGGAGATATTTTCGGAAGTTGTCGTTGTGATTGCGGTCCTCAACTTCATAAGGCTATGGAGATCGTAGAAAAAGAAGGTAAAGGAGTAATAATTTATATGAATCAGGAAGGCCGTGGAATTGGTCTGATCAATAAGTTAAAAACTTATAAACTCCAGGAAGAAGGTATGGATACCGTTGAAGCTAACTTACATCTGGGATTTAGTATGGATGAAAGAGATTATGGTGTTGGTGCTCAAATAATCAGGGATTTAGGGATTAAAAAGATCAGACTTATAAGCAATAACCCGAAAAAAAGAACCGGTCTGATAGGGTATGGCCTGGAAATTGTGGATACTGTACCTATAGAAGTAAAACCGAATCAGCATAATGAGAAATATCTTAAAACTAAGCGAGACAAAATGGGACATTCAATCCTTAAAAACCATTAG